TGATGCTTTGATGAGAAATTTGGAAGTAGCGAAATCAAAATCGATTATACTCGATGAACTGAAATTAACAGAAAACTCATATTACTTATTGACACTTCATAGGCCTTATAATGTGGATAATCCAAACGTTTTGAGAAATATCCTAGACACATTAAGCCAATTAGATGAAGCTGTTTTGTTTCCTGTGCATCCAAGGACAAAAAGTATTCTAGATACAAATAGAATTGTAGTCGGGAAAAATATTCAAATGGTTGATCTACTAGGCTACTTGGACTTCATTTATCTTCAATCGAATGCAAGGAAAATATTAACAGACTCGGGAGGTATACAAAAAGAAGCATTTATATTAATGAAACCCTGTATTACCTTACGCTCAGAAACTGAATGGATAGAAACTGTTGAAGAGGGATGGAACTTGCTAATGAAGCCAGAAAGTGATTTAGATGCAGAAAAAATAATGAATTTCAATCCAACTAAAGTTCAAATGGATATTTTTGGACGTAATAATGCAGACAAAATGGTTGAGATCATTAATAATATATAAAAGTTGTTACACAAAGTTTCACAAAGAAGACAAAGGATCACAGAGTTATGGTTGAAAATGAGATTTCCAAGCTCATAATAGGCAAGTCTATTGAGATACACAGGTCTTTAGGACCTGGATTGTTAGAATCTGCATATCAGGAGTGCTTATTTTATGAGTTAGTCACTGAAGGATTGAAAGTTGAAAAGGAGAAGCCAATGCCAATAGTTTATAAGGAAGTCAAACTTGATCATGGCTACAGATTAGACTTATTGGTAGAAAATAAAGTTGTTATAGAAATAAAAAGTATAGAAAGTTTTACAGATGTTCATACAGCACAAGTACTAACCTATTTAAAACTGGGTGGTTACAAATTAGGCTTATTGATTAACTTTAATGTTCCCCTGCTTAAAAATGGACTTAAAAGAATTATTAATTAATCCTTTGAGAAACTCTGTGAATACTTTGTGCGACTTTGTGTAACAGTATTAATTCTTAATTATGAAGAATACCGTAGCAGTAATTGGTGGAGGAATGATGGGGATGACAGTTGCTTTGCGAATGTCAGAGAAAGGATATGATGTAAGTTTATATGAAGCATCTGAAAGTCTTGGTGGTTTGGCATCTGCATGGCAAATTGATGATATTGTTTGGGATAAATTCTATCATGTTGTTTTACTATCCGATTTATACACACGAAAAATTATCAAGGAAATTGGGCTTGAAGAAGAGACAAACTGGGTTGAAACAAAAACAGGTTTCTATTCAGGAGGGAAACTTTTTTCAATGTCGAACCTCATTGAGTTTTTTAAATTTCCACCTATAAACCTCATTGATAAATTTCGTTTAGGACTAACCATTTTTGCCGCTTCGAAAATGAAGAACTGGAAACGACTAGAGAATATCAAAGTTGAAAATTGGTTAACAAAATGGTCAGGAAAAAATACATTCAATAAAATTTGGTTGCCTCTATTACGCGCAAAGCTCGGTGAAAACTATAAAGAAACATCAGCCGCTTTTATTTGGGCAACAATTCAACGCATGTATGCAGCTAGAAATACAGGATTAAAGAAAGAGATGTTTGGATATGTTTCTGGTGGATATGCAAACATTCTTGATAAGCTATACAAGCATATTGAATCAAAAGGTATTAAAGTATTTACTTCTCACATTACCAAGAGCATTACTAAAAAAGAAAATGAATTTGAAATTGTATTTGAAAATGGACATATTGAAAATGTTAAAAACGTAATTTCAACTATTCCTTCATCAATAAATGCAGAGCTAATTAAGGATTTACTAAATATTGAAATAGAAAAACTGAAAAGTATACAATATTTAGGAGTTGTATGTACCTCTGTATTAATTAAGAACCAATTATCTCCCTATTATGTTACTAACATAACTGATGATGCACCGTTTACCGGAATTATTGAAATGGGAGCCTTGGTTGACAGGAAAAATTTCAATGGTTACAGTTTGATATACCTTCCAAAATATGTGAAAGCTTCAGATGAATTCTATCATAAATCGAATGCTGAAATTGAAAATATTTTTATTTCAAAACTGAAAGAAATGTATCCTGAAATCAAAGATGAGGATATTATCTGTGTTCAAACTGCAAGAGCAGCAAACGTTTTTGCATTACCAACTATTGCTTATTCAATTTCATTAACAAATATGCAAACCTCTGTTGAAGGTATATTTATTATTAATTCGTCATATATAACAAATAGTACGTTGAATGTTAACGATACTGTGAAGTTAGCCGAAGATGCCGTAGATAAGTATTTTTGAAATATTTAGACTGAATTTTAAACTTTGTTTGAGATGTTATTTTGATGGAATTATTGGATAACCAATATTATTTATTGCATGAAGAAAAAAAAGATAGCTAGTATTTCTCTTGATCTTGATAATCAGTGGTCTTATATGAAAATCCACGGTGATGAGGGTTGGGAAAGTTACCCCTCTTACTTTGAAATTTTTGTCCCCTATGTTTTAGACCTGTTAGATGAACTTGAATTAAAAATTACAGTTTTTATTGTTGGAAAGGATGCAGTAGATGAGAAGAATGTAAAGTACCTTAAAATGATTTCGGAAAGAGGTCATGAGATTGGAAATCATTCGTTTAAGCATGAGTCCTGGTTGCAAAAATATTCAAGAAAAGAACTGGAAGAAGAAATTGATACTGCAATTGAGGCAATCAATAAAGCAACAGGTCAGCAACCAAATGGTTTCCGGGGACCTGGTTTTAGTTGGAGTATGGATTTATTAGAAGTATTAGAAGAAAGAGGATATATGTATGATGCTTCAACTTTACCAACCTACATAGGTCCATTAGCTAGAATGTATTATTTCTGGAAATCGGATTTATCAAAAGAGGAAAAGAAGGATAGAGGTGAATTATTTGGAACATTTAAAGATGGATTACGAAAATTGAAACCCTATTATCACAAACTTCCAAATGGAAAAAAAATATTGGAAATACCAGTTACCACCATTCCTGTTATTAAAATACCATTTCATCTGAGCTATTTGTTGTATTTGAGTGGGATTTCGAAATTCCTTATGAAGTTTTATTTAGGCTTTGCGATATTTATGTGTAAAATTACCAATACAACACCTAGCTTTTTATTACACCCTCTGGATGTTATTGGCGGAGATCAAATAACACAGTTGGCATTTTTTCCAGGTATGAATATCGAGAG
Above is a genomic segment from Bacteroidota bacterium containing:
- a CDS encoding NAD(P)/FAD-dependent oxidoreductase translates to MKNTVAVIGGGMMGMTVALRMSEKGYDVSLYEASESLGGLASAWQIDDIVWDKFYHVVLLSDLYTRKIIKEIGLEEETNWVETKTGFYSGGKLFSMSNLIEFFKFPPINLIDKFRLGLTIFAASKMKNWKRLENIKVENWLTKWSGKNTFNKIWLPLLRAKLGENYKETSAAFIWATIQRMYAARNTGLKKEMFGYVSGGYANILDKLYKHIESKGIKVFTSHITKSITKKENEFEIVFENGHIENVKNVISTIPSSINAELIKDLLNIEIEKLKSIQYLGVVCTSVLIKNQLSPYYVTNITDDAPFTGIIEMGALVDRKNFNGYSLIYLPKYVKASDEFYHKSNAEIENIFISKLKEMYPEIKDEDIICVQTARAANVFALPTIAYSISLTNMQTSVEGIFIINSSYITNSTLNVNDTVKLAEDAVDKYF
- a CDS encoding GxxExxY protein, whose translation is MVENEISKLIIGKSIEIHRSLGPGLLESAYQECLFYELVTEGLKVEKEKPMPIVYKEVKLDHGYRLDLLVENKVVIEIKSIESFTDVHTAQVLTYLKLGGYKLGLLINFNVPLLKNGLKRIIN
- a CDS encoding UDP-N-acetylglucosamine 2-epimerase (non-hydrolyzing); amino-acid sequence: DALMRNLEVAKSKSIILDELKLTENSYYLLTLHRPYNVDNPNVLRNILDTLSQLDEAVLFPVHPRTKSILDTNRIVVGKNIQMVDLLGYLDFIYLQSNARKILTDSGGIQKEAFILMKPCITLRSETEWIETVEEGWNLLMKPESDLDAEKIMNFNPTKVQMDIFGRNNADKMVEIINNI
- a CDS encoding polysaccharide deacetylase family protein is translated as MKKKKIASISLDLDNQWSYMKIHGDEGWESYPSYFEIFVPYVLDLLDELELKITVFIVGKDAVDEKNVKYLKMISERGHEIGNHSFKHESWLQKYSRKELEEEIDTAIEAINKATGQQPNGFRGPGFSWSMDLLEVLEERGYMYDASTLPTYIGPLARMYYFWKSDLSKEEKKDRGELFGTFKDGLRKLKPYYHKLPNGKKILEIPVTTIPVIKIPFHLSYLLYLSGISKFLMKFYLGFAIFMCKITNTTPSFLLHPLDVIGGDQITQLAFFPGMNIESEKKAEVFKYVINLLKKHYDLSFMSTHAERHLN